Within Epilithonimonas zeae, the genomic segment TTATATTGCCATTTAATCGAATCTGACTTTTTTTCTTCTGCTTTATTCTGAGAAAAAGTAGAGATACAAAACAGACTAAAAACGAAGATAAAAATTGATTCTAGTTTCATCAGTTAATGAAGTATGATTGGATTCGACATTTTGTACAGGATTACTTTCCAAAAGCTCGGCATTCAGGTTTTCATAATTAATTTTATAACCACACGCAGGAGAAACATAAATGGCTTTTGTCGTATAGTTAATCCTTAGCTTACTTCTAGGCCCTTCTTTTCTTGTTCTAAAATAAATATCAGTATAAGGAGAGGCATCCACTCGCATCGGAACAAAAATAGAATCCACATTGGCTTGGGCAGTAATGATATTGGTTAAATCGGCTTTTCCATAATCTACATCTACGTAAAGTGTATCGATGGCTGTTAATTGATTGCTATCGGTATTTGGAACTTTGAACTTAAATTTAAGTCTTGGCGTAGAATCAGCACTCAGACAGATATCATCATCTCCTCCACAACTTGTGAGAAGTAATAAAAATCCGAAAAACAATATTAAATTCTTCATTATCTGATGTTAGAATTTAGAATAAAATTAAATCTTATTTTTTGATTAACAAAGCAATATTCTCTACGTGGTGCGTTTGTGGAAACATATCAACCGGAAGAATTTTCACCAAATCATAATCATCTTTCATCAATGCAATATCTCTGGCTTGTGTTGCAGAATTACAGCTTACGTAAACGATTCTTTCTGGAGCTAACTTCAGGATTTGCTCTACCACTTTCTGATGCATCCCGTCTCTTGGTGGATCAGTAATCAAAACATCAGCTTTTGGATGGTTAGCTAGAAACTCATCATTGAAGACGTTTTTCATATCACCAGCATAAAAAGTTGTATTGTTAAGACCATTGAGCTCTGCGTGTTCGATAGCTGCATCAATAGCTTCCTGCACAGCTTCGATTCCGATAACGTGCTTGGCATTTCTCGCTACATATTGCGCAATCGTTCCAGTTCCTGTATAAAGATCGTATACAACTTGGTCACCAGTTAATTCAGCAAACTCCAATGTTTTTCTGTAAAGCTCTAAAGCCTGACGGTAATTGGTCTGGAAGAAAGATTTTGGTCCGATCTTAAATTTAAGTCCATCCATTTCTTCATAAAGAAAACCTTCACCAAAATAAGTTTGGATATCCAAATCGTAGATGCTATCATTTCCTTTTGGATTGATGGCAAATACAAGCGTTTTGATTTTTGGGAATTGGCTTAAAAGAAAATCGAATAGTTGGATTCTCTCGGCTTTCATTTCCTTAAATAATTGGAAAAGAACCATCCATTCACCTTTAGAATTCTGGCGCATCATCAATGTTCTCAAGAAACCTTCCTGAGCTTTCACATCATAAAATTCCAAACCGTTTTCAACTGCATATTTTTTTACAGCCAAACGGATTTGGTTTGATGGATCTTCTTGTAGGAAACATTCTTTCAAATCAAGAATCTTACTCCACATCCCAGGAATATGGAATCCTAAAGCATCTCTATTTCCAAAATTTTCTTCCGAACTAATTTCATATTGAGTCAACCAACGTGCATTGGAAAAAGAAAACTCCATTTTGTTTCTGTAGAAATATTGCTCTTCTGAACCCAAAATTGGAATAATATCAAATCCGGAAACACCTCCGATTCTTGTAATATTATTTACAACTTCATTATGTTTGAAATCTAGTTGTTTCTCATAAGCAATATTTTGCCATTTGCAACCACCGCAAGTTCCGAAATGGATACACTTTGGTTCAACTCGATCTTCAGAATATTCTAAAATATCTACAGCTTCGCCTTCGTAATAATTGCTTTTCGCTTTCTTGACTCTAACATTTACCAAATCTCCGGGAACTGCTCCGGAAACCAAAACGGTTTTTCCTTCAGCAGTCTTACCAACAGAAACTCCTTTCGCACCTGCAGAAAGGAGTTTGATATTTTCAAGAATCAGATTCTTTTTTCTCTTCATCTAATATTTATTTTGTTGCTGCAGAGTCTGCATTTGCCGGAGCCTTTTGCAACAGATCATTTTGTAATTGTGCACCTTGATTTACAGATGGTGCTTGTAAACCAGAAATTTTATTCATTTCTTCTACAAACTTAGCATCACCAAGGTTATAAAAAGTTTGGCTAGCTACTTTTCCGTCTTTGTCAATCAAGAAAAATCCAGGAATTTTGAATCCGTAGATGAAGAATTTTTTAGCATAGTCAGAAGCTAATCCACCTTCAGCATGATAATTAGTTCCAGGAATTCCTTTCAACATTGCATTAGCTGTTTTAGTAAATTGTTCTTTAGTATCATCAAGATTTACAAACGCAAAGTTAACCTTTGCCTTGTAGAAATTAACTACTTCTTTTAGAACAGGAATTGTAGATTGTCCAATGTAAGGATTCCAAGACGCATAGCTCATCACCAAAGTAGGCTTACCATTAGTTTCTATATTTCCGGATTTCCCGTCTAGTTTTACAAGATTAACTTTTGGAGCAACTTCTCCTTTCTTCAATCCAAAAACGGCATTGATTGCGGAATTCAGATCTTTCTTAACTTCAGAATCTTTGATATATTCTTCGCTAACTTTCTGAACTTTTTCTACTTCACTTGTGTACGGATTAAGATCAAATTTAGCAATCACGAAAGCCAACAAATAATCTTTTGTTTTCTGAGACATCTCTTTGTTAGTTGCCAAAAATCTAGCAAAAATTGTAGACATACTTACATTGTCTTTGTCTTTCTGCTTAACTGCAAAGTTTTGGAAATCCTGTCCTACTTTATTCAAAAGATAATTTCTATAAACCGGAAGATTTTCTACCATTCTGTCATTATTCTTTGTCAAAGATTTTTCATAATCTGTAAAAACTTTAGACACTTTAAAAGATGGATCTCCTATTGTTTGTCCGTGAGTAGATTCGTATTGAACCAAGAAAGTTAAAATGTTTGTTGTTAACTCATCTTTTTTAAGTTT encodes:
- a CDS encoding DUF6452 family protein; its protein translation is MKNLILFFGFLLLLTSCGGDDDICLSADSTPRLKFKFKVPNTDSNQLTAIDTLYVDVDYGKADLTNIITAQANVDSIFVPMRVDASPYTDIYFRTRKEGPRSKLRINYTTKAIYVSPACGYKINYENLNAELLESNPVQNVESNHTSLTDETRINFYLRF
- the rlmD gene encoding 23S rRNA (uracil(1939)-C(5))-methyltransferase RlmD, translated to MKRKKNLILENIKLLSAGAKGVSVGKTAEGKTVLVSGAVPGDLVNVRVKKAKSNYYEGEAVDILEYSEDRVEPKCIHFGTCGGCKWQNIAYEKQLDFKHNEVVNNITRIGGVSGFDIIPILGSEEQYFYRNKMEFSFSNARWLTQYEISSEENFGNRDALGFHIPGMWSKILDLKECFLQEDPSNQIRLAVKKYAVENGLEFYDVKAQEGFLRTLMMRQNSKGEWMVLFQLFKEMKAERIQLFDFLLSQFPKIKTLVFAINPKGNDSIYDLDIQTYFGEGFLYEEMDGLKFKIGPKSFFQTNYRQALELYRKTLEFAELTGDQVVYDLYTGTGTIAQYVARNAKHVIGIEAVQEAIDAAIEHAELNGLNNTTFYAGDMKNVFNDEFLANHPKADVLITDPPRDGMHQKVVEQILKLAPERIVYVSCNSATQARDIALMKDDYDLVKILPVDMFPQTHHVENIALLIKK
- a CDS encoding TlpA family protein disulfide reductase, whose translation is MKKYLFLLLIAFMAVSCSKVKVEGNIKGGSPLERIEFIEASGVATLPLVNLGVDDKGNFKGEFNAPKNGMYAMTYAGKMNFIYLKKGQTLKVSGEATSFPEVYKIEGDAKKNNDFITETQKYLQSYSSKLNMQLLQKKEADFLTEIKKVHSDLEKNLDETADKIGPDSDVVKLKKDELTTNILTFLVQYESTHGQTIGDPSFKVSKVFTDYEKSLTKNNDRMVENLPVYRNYLLNKVGQDFQNFAVKQKDKDNVSMSTIFARFLATNKEMSQKTKDYLLAFVIAKFDLNPYTSEVEKVQKVSEEYIKDSEVKKDLNSAINAVFGLKKGEVAPKVNLVKLDGKSGNIETNGKPTLVMSYASWNPYIGQSTIPVLKEVVNFYKAKVNFAFVNLDDTKEQFTKTANAMLKGIPGTNYHAEGGLASDYAKKFFIYGFKIPGFFLIDKDGKVASQTFYNLGDAKFVEEMNKISGLQAPSVNQGAQLQNDLLQKAPANADSAATK